The Streptomyces sp. NBC_01197 genome window below encodes:
- a CDS encoding helix-turn-helix domain-containing protein yields MPAPKELDPSASLAALYGSKLRKLRIRAGWSQRELGDRIPIAHSRIAQFELGNETPPEDVSRKLDALLGADGDLVDLWIHVRRTPFPDWVQKFVTYEAKAIKMLKYVGHAVPGLLQTEAYARALLRISRPRDTDAEIERLVAARRERQVILSGGAPPLLWCILDEAVIRRPVSGQAGMRGQLAHLLHMARTPHVVLQVLPFSQGEHPVMGGSLTLLSFERGQDVAYTESSHSGELLEAPDEVAENALDDLLQAKALPPDESLAVIRSVMEEYS; encoded by the coding sequence GTGCCTGCGCCGAAAGAACTCGACCCGTCCGCATCGCTCGCCGCGTTGTACGGCTCGAAGCTGCGCAAGCTCCGGATCCGTGCGGGATGGTCGCAGCGCGAGCTGGGCGACAGGATTCCCATTGCGCACAGCCGGATCGCGCAGTTCGAGCTGGGCAACGAGACCCCGCCGGAGGACGTCAGCAGGAAGCTGGACGCGCTGCTGGGTGCGGATGGCGATCTCGTGGACTTGTGGATTCACGTCAGACGGACTCCGTTCCCGGACTGGGTTCAGAAGTTTGTGACCTACGAGGCCAAGGCGATCAAAATGCTCAAGTACGTGGGGCATGCTGTGCCGGGCCTGCTTCAGACCGAGGCGTACGCGCGTGCCCTGCTGCGTATCAGTCGGCCGCGGGACACTGATGCCGAGATCGAGCGGCTGGTCGCTGCCCGAAGGGAACGGCAGGTAATCCTCAGCGGCGGTGCTCCCCCTCTGCTGTGGTGCATCCTGGACGAGGCGGTGATCCGCCGCCCCGTGAGTGGGCAGGCGGGCATGCGCGGGCAGTTGGCCCACTTGCTCCACATGGCCCGGACACCGCACGTGGTGCTTCAGGTACTTCCCTTCAGTCAGGGGGAACACCCGGTCATGGGTGGATCATTGACACTGCTGAGTTTTGAGCGCGGACAGGATGTGGCTTACACCGAGAGTTCGCACTCCGGGGAGCTGCTGGAGGCTCCGGACGAGGTGGCTGAAAATGCTTTGGACGATCTGCTGCAGGCCAAGGCGCTACCCCCGGACGAGTCCCTGGCCGTAATCCGTTCAGTGATGGAGGAGTACAGCTGA
- a CDS encoding DUF397 domain-containing protein, with product MRAARIDLAEARWRKSTYSNGQGGDCLEVAEGVWGVVPVRDSKNQTGPALVFPRAAWTAFIEAVRRD from the coding sequence ATGCGCGCTGCACGAATCGACCTGGCCGAAGCCCGGTGGCGCAAGAGCACGTACAGCAACGGCCAGGGCGGCGACTGCCTGGAAGTCGCCGAGGGCGTGTGGGGTGTGGTCCCCGTCCGTGACAGCAAGAACCAGACCGGCCCCGCGCTGGTCTTCCCAAGGGCGGCGTGGACCGCGTTCATAGAGGCCGTACGTCGGGATTGA
- a CDS encoding helix-turn-helix domain-containing protein has translation MADPQFSAGMSALPEGVPRAGVLHVRHRHTDRFTVIGNHLAQHPRLSATAMGLALHILSLPDGASVTVKALTLRFPEGETTIRRSLNELEAAGYLERRRVPLGGGRVATRTFVYDKPGCAYEPDQDPPPSPSPPSPPMVVRAGSPLPATGSVRRPGTPVQPRPPSLPASPPATGPAADLLARLRVADPRLLLSARDIQRLAPAVENWFARDAAPAQVTRTLTANLPREPEPIRHPARFLEHRLATLLPPPLPAGPVPHTLAPLHTCDGCERAHRTHDPAGLCADCRPAARATGRAAA, from the coding sequence ATGGCTGATCCGCAGTTTAGCGCTGGCATGTCCGCGCTCCCCGAGGGCGTTCCGCGTGCCGGAGTCCTCCACGTACGTCACCGTCACACCGACCGGTTCACGGTGATCGGCAACCACCTCGCCCAGCATCCGCGTCTCTCCGCGACCGCGATGGGTCTTGCCCTGCACATCCTGTCGCTCCCCGATGGCGCCTCTGTGACAGTCAAGGCGCTGACCTTGCGTTTCCCTGAGGGCGAGACGACCATCCGCCGGTCCCTCAACGAGCTTGAAGCAGCTGGATACTTGGAGCGTCGGCGGGTTCCGTTGGGCGGCGGGCGGGTCGCCACTCGTACCTTCGTCTATGACAAGCCGGGGTGTGCGTATGAGCCGGACCAGGACCCGCCGCCCTCGCCCTCGCCCCCGTCGCCGCCGATGGTCGTGCGGGCCGGTAGTCCGCTGCCCGCCACCGGTTCGGTGCGGCGTCCCGGCACCCCCGTACAGCCCCGGCCGCCGTCACTTCCAGCGTCACCGCCCGCGACCGGCCCCGCCGCTGATCTTCTGGCCCGGCTTCGGGTGGCCGACCCTCGGCTCCTTCTTTCCGCCCGTGACATCCAGCGCCTCGCCCCGGCTGTAGAGAACTGGTTCGCCCGCGATGCCGCGCCCGCCCAGGTCACGCGCACTCTTACCGCGAACCTGCCGCGCGAGCCCGAGCCCATCCGGCACCCGGCCCGCTTCCTGGAACACCGCCTCGCCACGCTTCTCCCACCACCGCTTCCGGCCGGCCCCGTGCCGCACACCCTCGCCCCGCTCCACACCTGCGACGGCTGCGAACGCGCACACCGCACCCATGACCCGGCCGGGCTGTGCGCCGACTGCCGTCCGGCAGCCCGTGCAACAGGCCGTGCCGCGGCCTGA
- a CDS encoding Uma2 family endonuclease, with product MAGQAHPSIPVRRGHLREAAESIEQATGMRVEIIGGTLVMSPSPSGKHAGIVIDLRDAIRPGLAAASEAFENVSVPMVDDPDDYATPDLTIGPRAFKDADGWLLDADAVELAVEVISPSERLKGIHEKTAWYAAAGVARLLQIDPRTGTWSLFTRPRVDTYQGVVHGLYGEPVPLPAELGGDLGTGGLSRYGPH from the coding sequence TTGGCAGGTCAGGCCCACCCCTCCATCCCCGTTCGCCGGGGGCATCTGCGTGAGGCCGCCGAGAGTATCGAGCAGGCCACAGGCATGCGAGTCGAGATCATCGGGGGGACTCTCGTGATGTCCCCGAGCCCCAGCGGCAAGCACGCGGGGATCGTCATCGATCTTCGGGACGCGATCAGGCCCGGTCTGGCTGCCGCGAGTGAAGCGTTCGAGAATGTGTCCGTTCCGATGGTCGATGACCCCGACGACTACGCGACTCCGGATCTGACCATCGGCCCGCGCGCGTTCAAGGACGCCGACGGGTGGCTGCTGGACGCGGACGCGGTCGAGCTGGCGGTGGAGGTCATCTCGCCGAGTGAACGGCTCAAGGGCATCCACGAGAAGACCGCTTGGTACGCCGCCGCAGGTGTCGCGCGGCTGCTGCAGATCGATCCGCGTACGGGGACGTGGTCCCTGTTCACCCGGCCTCGTGTGGATACGTACCAGGGGGTCGTCCATGGTTTGTACGGCGAGCCGGTACCGCTGCCCGCAGAGCTCGGCGGAGATCTCGGCACCGGTGGGCTCTCCCGGTACGGCCCCCACTAG
- a CDS encoding phosphotransferase family protein, with protein MDVTRKVVTRDHLEGVARAALGDGRRLDGVARLRGGSKKGVYRLTFDDGSTAIVYIWDDAENFWPATDAGDADGHTADDHTDTFSHASGIDLFQAANRRLDALGIRTPRILLADRSRCHYPADIAVVEDVPGENFEALLRREPHRMEATLAVLAETLAVMRRHTGPGFGKVALIDGGGVARGRSCEQGVLDRALDDLAEAASRDSRIGRVRRHLEEEVRGLAAAVRPRSEYGLVHGELGPDHVLVDRLGQPVLIDIEGLMFFDVEWEHAFLRIRFGEHYRWFDTRDLDEQRLTFYTLAMRLSLVAGPLRLLDGDFPDRDAMMGIAEHNLQQALAFLSSGDR; from the coding sequence GTGGACGTAACACGCAAGGTGGTCACCCGTGATCACTTGGAAGGGGTCGCGCGCGCGGCTCTGGGGGACGGACGCCGCCTCGACGGCGTGGCACGGCTCCGAGGTGGCAGCAAGAAGGGGGTGTACCGCCTCACCTTCGACGACGGCTCCACTGCGATCGTCTATATCTGGGACGACGCCGAGAACTTCTGGCCCGCCACGGATGCCGGTGACGCCGACGGCCACACCGCCGACGACCATACGGACACGTTTTCGCACGCCTCCGGCATCGATCTGTTCCAGGCTGCCAACAGGCGTCTCGACGCCCTCGGGATCCGCACGCCCCGGATACTTCTGGCGGATCGGAGCAGGTGCCACTACCCAGCGGACATCGCGGTCGTCGAGGACGTTCCCGGTGAGAACTTTGAGGCGCTCCTCCGTCGCGAACCGCACCGTATGGAGGCGACCTTGGCGGTGCTCGCCGAGACGCTCGCTGTGATGCGGCGGCACACAGGACCGGGGTTCGGCAAGGTCGCCCTGATCGACGGCGGCGGTGTCGCCCGGGGCCGGTCGTGTGAGCAGGGCGTCCTCGACCGCGCGCTCGACGACCTCGCCGAGGCCGCCTCGCGCGACAGCCGGATCGGGCGTGTCCGCCGGCACCTGGAGGAAGAGGTTCGAGGGCTGGCCGCCGCCGTACGCCCACGCTCGGAGTACGGGCTCGTCCATGGCGAGCTGGGACCTGACCACGTGCTCGTGGACCGGCTCGGGCAGCCCGTCCTCATCGACATCGAGGGCCTGATGTTCTTCGACGTCGAATGGGAGCACGCGTTCCTGCGTATCCGTTTCGGGGAGCACTACCGATGGTTCGACACTCGGGATCTCGATGAACAGCGGCTTACCTTCTACACATTGGCGATGCGGCTGTCGCTCGTCGCCGGGCCTCTGCGACTCCTGGACGGCGACTTCCCCGACCGCGACGCGATGATGGGCATCGCCGAGCACAATCTCCAGCAGGCGCTTGCCTTCTTGTCTTCGGGTGACCGCTGA
- a CDS encoding MFS transporter has product MDPQPTRTEPRPARPTPHTETRDADPTPRTAGGRALAPYRRLLATPGARAFTAGNLLARLPMGMFSVSAVIMIAGSRGSYGLAGSVTATGLAATAVVGPWTARLVDRYGQARIAVPATLLAALGSLALLLCVRYGAPDWTLFAAYAATATTPNTGGMSRARWSHLHRGDPDTLHTANSFEQAVDELCFMLGPVAAAFLCTSLFPEAGTLVGAVLLVTGVLIFAAQRATEPPPAPRTTTTRSPLRAPGYPSLIAVFLATGAVFGAMEVTTIAFADAQGHRSAAGAVLALQAAGSCAAGLLYGSARPARNVRRRLLGCLAAMTVLMTGPLIAASATGSLLALSAALLLAGAATAPTMVTGMTVIQRITPQGQLNEGMTLAVTALLGGIATGSATAGWVVERLSPTTGYAVPTSAAATALLLGAATHRSGTRTAESGASS; this is encoded by the coding sequence ATGGACCCGCAACCCACCCGCACAGAACCCAGACCCGCCAGGCCGACCCCCCATACCGAAACCCGGGACGCCGACCCCACCCCCCGTACCGCAGGCGGCCGGGCCCTCGCCCCGTACCGCCGGCTGCTGGCCACCCCCGGCGCGCGCGCCTTCACCGCGGGCAATCTGCTCGCCCGGCTCCCCATGGGGATGTTCAGTGTCAGCGCCGTGATCATGATCGCCGGATCACGGGGCTCGTACGGGCTCGCCGGGAGCGTCACCGCCACCGGACTAGCCGCGACAGCGGTCGTCGGCCCGTGGACGGCACGCCTGGTCGACCGTTACGGCCAGGCCAGGATCGCCGTACCCGCCACGCTGCTCGCGGCGCTCGGCTCGCTGGCCCTGCTGCTCTGCGTGCGATACGGGGCGCCCGACTGGACGCTGTTCGCCGCCTACGCGGCCACCGCCACCACCCCCAACACCGGCGGGATGTCCCGGGCCCGCTGGTCGCATCTGCACCGCGGCGACCCGGACACCCTGCACACCGCCAACTCCTTCGAACAGGCCGTGGACGAGCTCTGCTTCATGCTCGGCCCGGTGGCGGCGGCGTTCCTCTGCACGTCGCTCTTCCCGGAGGCGGGCACCCTGGTGGGCGCGGTGCTCCTGGTCACCGGCGTGCTGATCTTCGCCGCCCAACGCGCCACGGAACCGCCCCCCGCACCCCGTACGACCACGACGCGCTCCCCGCTCCGCGCCCCCGGGTACCCGTCCCTGATCGCGGTGTTCCTCGCGACCGGCGCGGTCTTCGGCGCCATGGAGGTGACCACGATCGCCTTCGCCGACGCGCAGGGGCACCGTTCGGCGGCGGGCGCGGTCCTCGCACTCCAGGCAGCGGGCTCGTGCGCCGCGGGCCTGCTGTACGGGTCGGCGCGCCCGGCCCGCAACGTGCGGCGGCGCCTGCTCGGTTGCCTCGCCGCCATGACCGTACTGATGACGGGCCCGCTCATCGCGGCCTCGGCGACCGGCTCCCTGCTCGCCCTGTCGGCGGCCCTGCTCCTGGCGGGCGCGGCCACCGCCCCGACGATGGTCACCGGCATGACGGTAATCCAACGCATCACTCCTCAGGGCCAGTTGAACGAGGGAATGACACTGGCCGTCACGGCACTCCTGGGCGGCATAGCGACGGGCTCGGCAACGGCGGGCTGGGTGGTGGAACGCCTGAGCCCAACCACCGGCTACGCGGTCCCCACGTCGGCGGCAGCCACAGCCCTGCTGCTGGGCGCGGCCACGCACCGGAGCGGGACCCGGACCGCGGAATCCGGGGCGAGTAGCTGA
- a CDS encoding LysR family transcriptional regulator: protein MPQRPPDIEPRLLRAFVAVAEDLHFTRAAARLYVAQQALSRDVRRVERELGAELFVRTTRQVSLTAEGVRLLPYARRVLAAYDELAAAWTHDQRPLLVDVGAPVGTASQLLARARELAPDVEFVARFHSGLTGGAAEIVAGRLDVSAGRIAGLAPEVLDLLDHRPVRFERMAVLLPEEHRLAALDEVPLDALAGETLYAAAGNPATAEWTDLAARLFAGRGIGLAESFPEIDGEEEFARVIRKRRWSVLASTVFIGVPGMVLRPLVYPVPLSPVSLVWRKSLRHPGLSALHQAIDEGVAAQGWLDMPAGSWLPAVDMAMCGQIRGLYEQL, encoded by the coding sequence ATGCCTCAGCGCCCCCCGGATATCGAGCCCCGTCTGCTGCGTGCCTTTGTCGCCGTCGCGGAGGATCTGCATTTCACCCGAGCCGCCGCCCGGCTCTATGTGGCGCAGCAGGCGTTGAGCCGTGATGTGCGGCGGGTGGAGCGGGAGTTGGGGGCCGAGCTGTTCGTACGGACCACCCGGCAGGTCTCGCTCACCGCCGAGGGCGTGCGGCTGCTGCCGTACGCCCGGCGGGTGCTCGCCGCGTACGACGAGCTGGCGGCGGCCTGGACGCATGACCAGCGCCCCCTGCTTGTCGATGTGGGAGCCCCGGTCGGCACTGCCTCCCAGCTGCTGGCGCGGGCCCGTGAGCTGGCGCCCGATGTCGAGTTCGTGGCGCGTTTTCACAGTGGTCTGACGGGGGGAGCGGCGGAGATCGTGGCGGGCCGCCTCGACGTCTCGGCCGGCCGGATCGCCGGTCTCGCCCCGGAGGTGCTCGATCTGCTCGACCACCGGCCGGTCCGGTTCGAACGGATGGCGGTCCTGCTGCCCGAAGAGCACCGTCTCGCCGCCCTCGACGAGGTGCCGCTGGACGCGCTGGCGGGGGAGACGCTCTATGCGGCGGCGGGAAATCCGGCCACCGCGGAGTGGACCGATCTGGCGGCCCGGCTGTTCGCCGGGCGGGGGATCGGGCTGGCGGAGTCCTTCCCGGAGATCGACGGCGAGGAGGAGTTCGCGCGTGTGATTCGCAAACGCCGCTGGTCGGTACTGGCGAGCACGGTGTTCATCGGGGTCCCCGGAATGGTGCTGCGCCCTCTGGTATATCCCGTACCGCTGTCACCGGTCTCGCTCGTATGGCGAAAATCCTTGCGACACCCGGGACTCAGTGCCCTTCACCAGGCGATCGATGAGGGTGTGGCCGCCCAGGGCTGGCTGGACATGCCTGCCGGGTCCTGGCTACCTGCCGTGGACATGGCGATGTGCGGGCAGATCAGGGGTCTATATGAGCAACTGTGA
- a CDS encoding glycosyltransferase, giving the protein MRYLLPLLVLVALFGMLVMRGYVHSEIVADHRVRPPAATDDVPGHILDGGPVIDARGKGEPTSLRIPDHRIVLTFDDGPDPEWTPKVLDELKKYHAHAVFFVTGTMASRYPALVRRMVDEGHEVGVHTFNHPDLSYQSKSRIDRELSQTQLALAGAAGIRSSLFRPPYSSFADALDDKNWPVVKYIGSRGYITVLDSVDSEDWQRPGVPTILRNATPGGGQGAIVLMHDSGGNRAQTVAALGRYLPELQHRGYRFASLTDALGAPSAQTPVSGAELWRGKAFVFAVGLSDDVSGVLIGCLAVVGVLVFARFGLMLVLSFVHARTVRAPGFRWGPPVTEPVSVLVPAYNERACIVSTVRSLAESDHPVEVVVIDDGSSDGTADLVESLRLPGVRVVRQRNAGKAAALNSGIAHARHDLVVMMDGDTVFEAVTVRELVQPFGDPTVGAVAGNAKVGNRDSLIGAWQHIEYVMGFNLDRRMYDVLGCMPTIPGAVGAFRRTALARVGGLSEDTLAEDTDITMALHRDGWRVVYAENARAWTEAPESVQQLWSQRYRWSYGTMQAIWKHRRALVERGPSGRFGRVGLPLVALFMVLAPLLAPLIDVFLLYGLIFGPTERTVLAWLAVLSVQAVCAAYAFRLDRERPRHLVSLPLQQILYRQLMYVVLLQSWITALTGGRLRWQKLRRTGVVAAPGEAPGDRRSSENRPSWNRSSENPRPVA; this is encoded by the coding sequence ATGCGGTACCTCCTGCCGCTGCTCGTGCTCGTCGCGCTCTTCGGCATGCTCGTGATGCGCGGCTACGTCCACAGCGAGATCGTCGCCGACCACCGGGTCCGCCCGCCGGCCGCGACCGACGACGTCCCCGGCCACATCCTCGACGGCGGCCCGGTCATCGACGCCCGGGGCAAGGGCGAACCCACGAGCCTGCGCATCCCCGACCACCGCATCGTCCTGACCTTTGACGACGGGCCCGACCCGGAATGGACCCCGAAGGTCCTCGACGAGCTGAAGAAGTACCACGCGCACGCCGTCTTCTTCGTCACCGGAACCATGGCTTCCCGCTATCCGGCCCTGGTCAGGCGCATGGTCGACGAGGGCCACGAGGTCGGCGTGCACACCTTCAACCACCCCGACCTCTCGTACCAGTCGAAGAGCCGTATCGACCGGGAGCTCTCCCAGACGCAGCTGGCCCTCGCGGGCGCCGCCGGTATCCGGTCCTCGCTCTTCCGTCCGCCCTACTCGTCGTTCGCCGACGCGCTCGACGACAAGAACTGGCCGGTCGTGAAGTACATCGGCAGCCGCGGCTACATCACCGTGCTCGACTCCGTCGACAGCGAGGACTGGCAGCGGCCCGGCGTCCCCACCATCCTGCGCAACGCCACCCCCGGGGGCGGTCAGGGCGCGATCGTCCTCATGCACGACTCGGGCGGCAACCGCGCCCAGACCGTCGCCGCGCTCGGCCGCTATCTTCCCGAACTCCAGCACAGGGGCTACCGGTTCGCCAGCCTCACCGACGCGCTCGGCGCGCCGTCCGCGCAGACCCCGGTGAGCGGGGCCGAACTGTGGCGAGGCAAGGCGTTCGTCTTCGCCGTCGGGCTCTCCGACGACGTCTCCGGCGTGCTGATCGGCTGCCTCGCCGTCGTCGGTGTGCTGGTGTTCGCCCGCTTCGGGCTGATGCTGGTGCTCTCCTTCGTCCACGCCCGCACGGTCCGCGCACCGGGCTTCCGCTGGGGGCCGCCGGTCACCGAACCCGTATCGGTGCTGGTCCCCGCGTACAACGAACGCGCCTGCATCGTCAGTACGGTCCGCTCGCTCGCCGAGAGCGACCACCCCGTCGAGGTCGTCGTCATCGACGACGGCTCGTCGGACGGTACGGCGGACCTGGTGGAATCGTTGCGGCTGCCCGGCGTCCGGGTCGTGCGACAGCGCAACGCGGGCAAGGCCGCGGCCCTCAACAGCGGCATCGCGCACGCCCGGCACGACCTCGTCGTGATGATGGACGGCGACACCGTCTTCGAAGCGGTCACCGTGCGCGAACTGGTGCAGCCCTTCGGTGATCCGACGGTCGGCGCGGTCGCCGGGAACGCCAAGGTCGGCAACAGGGACAGCCTCATCGGCGCCTGGCAGCACATCGAGTACGTGATGGGCTTCAACCTGGACCGCCGGATGTACGACGTCCTGGGCTGTATGCCCACCATTCCCGGGGCCGTCGGCGCCTTCCGCCGTACCGCTCTCGCCCGCGTCGGCGGGTTGAGCGAGGACACCCTCGCCGAGGACACCGACATCACGATGGCCCTGCACCGCGACGGCTGGCGCGTGGTCTACGCGGAGAACGCCCGCGCCTGGACCGAGGCCCCGGAGAGTGTCCAGCAGCTCTGGTCGCAGCGCTACCGCTGGTCGTACGGCACCATGCAGGCGATCTGGAAGCACCGCCGCGCCCTGGTCGAGCGCGGGCCTTCGGGGCGGTTCGGGCGGGTCGGCCTGCCGCTGGTCGCGCTCTTCATGGTGCTGGCGCCGCTGCTGGCCCCGCTCATCGACGTCTTCCTGCTGTACGGGCTGATCTTCGGCCCGACGGAGCGGACCGTGCTCGCGTGGCTCGCCGTGCTCTCCGTCCAGGCCGTGTGCGCCGCGTACGCGTTCCGGCTCGACCGAGAACGGCCGCGCCATCTCGTCTCGCTGCCGCTCCAGCAGATCCTGTACCGGCAGTTGATGTACGTGGTGCTGCTCCAGTCGTGGATCACCGCTCTCACCGGCGGCCGGCTGCGCTGGCAGAAGCTGCGCCGTACGGGGGTGGTCGCGGCTCCGGGCGAGGCTCCCGGCGATAGGCGCTCCAGTGAGAACCGCCCCAGCTGGAACCGCTCCAGCGAGAACCCGAGGCCCGTCGCATGA
- a CDS encoding acyltransferase family protein, whose amino-acid sequence MTATTPASVPAAAGPGPGPVLAPPPGRDRYLDLLRTTALVRVVFYHLFGWAWLSIVFPSMGVMFALAGSLMARSLSRPALAVIRGRVRRLLPPMWAFGALMVGMMAYAGWRPSVTKVLLYLVPVGAPPYPDSLGSASGWLDQDWPDQAVGPLWYLRAYLWFVLLSPLLLKAFRRLPWPTLLAPLALTAVVGTGMVTVPGEPGLALTDFAVYGSCWVLGFAHQDGLLKKVPRYFLVSCAVPVMAFGLWWAHGHLGPDGWDLNDIPLAQATWSFGACALLLAYSPSWRQLPPRLARFDRVITLTNNRAVTIYLWHNALIMATVPVVDQLYNVPFIEGHFDSALTATYNVWMFLAVWPLIGLTVPAVGWIEDLAAGRRPRLWPDGRSRTAPDR is encoded by the coding sequence ATGACCGCCACCACACCGGCGTCCGTCCCCGCTGCTGCCGGTCCCGGTCCCGGTCCCGTACTCGCCCCTCCCCCCGGCCGCGACCGCTACCTCGATCTGCTCCGGACCACCGCCCTGGTCCGAGTCGTCTTCTACCACCTGTTCGGCTGGGCCTGGCTGTCGATCGTCTTCCCCTCGATGGGCGTCATGTTCGCTCTCGCGGGCTCCCTGATGGCCCGCTCCCTGAGCCGCCCCGCCCTGGCGGTGATCCGTGGCCGGGTCCGTCGGCTGCTCCCGCCGATGTGGGCGTTCGGCGCGCTGATGGTCGGAATGATGGCGTACGCCGGGTGGCGGCCATCCGTCACCAAGGTGCTGCTCTATCTCGTACCGGTCGGCGCCCCGCCCTACCCCGACTCGCTCGGCTCCGCGTCCGGCTGGCTGGATCAGGACTGGCCCGACCAGGCGGTGGGCCCGCTCTGGTACCTGCGGGCCTACCTCTGGTTCGTACTGCTCTCGCCGCTGCTGCTGAAGGCCTTCCGCAGGCTGCCCTGGCCGACACTTCTCGCCCCGCTCGCGCTGACCGCGGTCGTCGGTACCGGCATGGTGACCGTGCCCGGCGAACCGGGCCTCGCCCTCACCGACTTCGCGGTCTACGGCTCCTGCTGGGTCCTGGGCTTCGCCCACCAGGACGGGCTGCTCAAGAAGGTGCCGCGCTACTTCCTGGTGTCCTGTGCAGTCCCCGTCATGGCCTTCGGCCTCTGGTGGGCGCACGGCCATCTCGGGCCCGACGGCTGGGACCTCAACGACATCCCGCTCGCCCAGGCCACCTGGTCGTTCGGGGCCTGTGCGCTGCTTCTCGCGTACTCGCCGTCCTGGCGCCAACTGCCTCCCCGGCTGGCCCGGTTCGACAGGGTGATCACGCTCACCAACAACCGCGCGGTGACCATCTACCTCTGGCACAACGCCCTCATCATGGCCACCGTGCCGGTCGTCGACCAGCTGTACAACGTGCCGTTCATCGAGGGCCACTTCGACTCGGCGCTGACCGCTACGTACAACGTGTGGATGTTCCTCGCGGTGTGGCCGCTGATCGGGCTGACCGTGCCGGCCGTCGGCTGGATCGAGGACCTGGCGGCCGGCCGCCGCCCACGGCTCTGGCCGGACGGCCGGAGCCGTACGGCTCCGGACCGCTGA
- a CDS encoding uroporphyrinogen-III synthase: MHDTAPPEQGPLAGFTVGVTAARRAEEFIALLQRRGAVVRHAPALRTVPLADDSELRSATEELIGVTPDIVIATTAVGFRGWIEAADGWGLGEALVERLRGAELLARGPKVKGAVRAAGLREEWSPASESMAEVLDRLLAQGVAGRRVAVQLHGDPLTGFVEALRGAGADVVGVPVYRWMPPEDIGPLDRLLDATLAGAVDALTFTSAPAATSLLARAETRGLREELLAVLRHDVPAVCVGPVTALPFEAQGIGTLQPERFRLGPLVQVLCEELPSRAPKLSVAGHRVEIRGQAVLVDGALRPVPLAGTALLRALARHPGRVMSRAELVPALPGAGGDEHAVEAAMDRLRRALGPAVPIQEVAERGYRLAVDPAADTTYGDEG, encoded by the coding sequence ATGCACGACACCGCACCACCCGAGCAGGGTCCACTCGCCGGGTTCACCGTCGGCGTCACCGCAGCCCGGCGCGCGGAAGAGTTCATCGCGCTGCTCCAACGGCGGGGTGCCGTGGTCCGTCACGCGCCCGCCCTGCGCACCGTGCCGCTCGCCGACGACAGCGAACTCCGTTCTGCCACCGAAGAATTGATCGGTGTCACGCCGGACATCGTGATCGCGACCACCGCGGTCGGCTTCCGCGGCTGGATCGAGGCCGCTGACGGCTGGGGCCTCGGCGAGGCTCTGGTCGAACGGCTGCGTGGGGCGGAACTGCTCGCCCGCGGACCCAAGGTCAAGGGCGCGGTCAGGGCTGCCGGCCTGCGCGAGGAGTGGTCGCCCGCCTCCGAGTCGATGGCCGAAGTGCTCGACCGGCTGCTCGCGCAGGGAGTGGCGGGCCGCCGGGTCGCGGTGCAGCTGCACGGTGACCCGCTGACCGGCTTCGTGGAGGCGCTGCGGGGTGCGGGCGCGGACGTGGTCGGCGTGCCGGTGTACCGGTGGATGCCGCCCGAGGACATCGGCCCGCTCGACCGGCTGCTCGACGCGACGCTCGCCGGGGCGGTCGACGCCCTGACCTTCACCAGCGCTCCCGCCGCCACCTCACTGCTGGCCCGCGCGGAGACGCGCGGGCTGCGTGAGGAGCTGCTCGCCGTGCTCCGCCACGATGTGCCGGCGGTCTGTGTGGGGCCGGTCACGGCGCTGCCCTTCGAAGCGCAGGGCATCGGCACGCTCCAGCCGGAACGCTTCCGGCTCGGGCCGCTCGTCCAGGTTCTCTGTGAGGAACTCCCGTCGCGGGCGCCCAAGTTGTCCGTTGCGGGCCACCGGGTCGAGATCCGGGGCCAGGCGGTCCTGGTGGACGGTGCGCTCCGCCCCGTACCCCTGGCTGGAACGGCCTTGCTGCGGGCCCTCGCGCGCCACCCCGGCCGGGTGATGTCCCGCGCGGAACTGGTGCCGGCACTCCCCGGCGCGGGCGGCGACGAGCACGCAGTGGAGGCGGCGATGGACCGGCTGCGGAGGGCGCTGGGACCGGCGGTTCCGATCCAGGAGGTGGCCGAGCGGGGGTACCGGCTGGCCGTCGACCCGGCGGCGGACACGACGTACGGCGACGAAGGCTGA